A single Aspergillus puulaauensis MK2 DNA, chromosome 7, nearly complete sequence DNA region contains:
- a CDS encoding uncharacterized protein (SECRETED:SignalP(1-21)) — MKITAASVSVLLAAITPAVVGQWLPTGTLAVITFATPNLVRVDVPGLETCEPSPFEKPFDAAIIGINNKVPHVKCTFYAEEECGGPQYTLKEGVHELRRPLVVGSFKCAATAE; from the exons ATGAAGATCACCGCTGCCTCCGTGTCTGTTCTGCTTGCTGCGATCACTCCGGCGGTTGTTGGACAATGGCTTCCGACAGGGACTCTCGCAGTT ATAACATTCGCCACCCCTAATCTCGTTCGGGTTGATGTTCCAGGTTTAGAGACTTGCGAGCCCAGTCCATTCGAAAA GCCCTTTGATGCCGCCATCATTGGCATTAACAACAAAGTCCCCCACGTCAAATGTACCTTTTATGC CGAAGAAGAGTGTGGTGGTCCACAATACACCCTGAAGGAGGGTGTCCACGAGCTTAGACGTCCATTGGTGGTTGGTAGCTTCAAGTGTGCTGCTACCGCGGAATAA
- a CDS encoding uncharacterized protein (COG:O;~EggNog:ENOG410PG8W;~InterPro:IPR029058,IPR005152;~PFAM:PF03583;~TransMembrane:1 (o6-29i);~go_function: GO:0004806 - triglyceride lipase activity [Evidence IEA];~go_process: GO:0016042 - lipid catabolic process [Evidence IEA]) translates to MYGILLIIGLFGVFWLLWAWINLYLILFWPPLWTIESAQDPAIDPFYSPPPGFEGTTPGTILRHRRVAASFFGIAPNRVQAFQLLYRTTAVDGSPIFTVTTIFRPFTAKSDRFISFHTAYDSASVSCDPSYQYQFGALQTDMIPSLEMFFIQRYIAQGYIVASPDHEGPDAALAAGRVAGMSVLDGMRAVINFRNILRIIIDTPAIVGVGYSGGAIATGWAASLQSSYAPELNIKGWVQGGTPANLSGTFYHLDNSTFSGFLSAAIDGLCKPSAYSAQLQPVIDSIITDEGRELLDYANSHCVVADLVHFYNKSMFSPDIQTLGPDLLQQDTIAAVLDHNRLGANQNEVPVAPVFVYHGLQDEIIPYADVLAMVDFWCANGATVVFTTFTDDGHARALLSSIPETTDFIQRAFEGTVPDGCSRNTIPPAPKCATPVVKGSGEGESSPEAIAQF, encoded by the coding sequence ATGTACGGTATACTGCTCATCATCGGGCTGTTCGGCGTGTTTTGGCTGCTTTGGGCCTGGATAAACCTCTACCTGATCCTATTTTGGCCGCCGTTATGGACGATTGAATCTGCACAGGACCCTGCCATTGACCCCTTCTACAGCCCTCCTCCTGGGTTTGAGGGAACGACACCAGGAACcattcttcgccatcgccgGGTAGCCGCCTCGTTTTTCGGCATCGCCCCCAACCGGGTCCAAGCATTCCAACTCTTGTATCGCACCACTGCAGTCGATGGTAGTCCTATTTTCACCGTCACGACGATATTCAGACCCTTTACGGCGAAATCAGATCGgttcatctccttccacacTGCCTACGACAGCGCTTCCGTCAGCTGCGACCCCAGCTATCAGTACCAGTTCGGCGCTCTACAAACGGACATGATACCGTCCCTTGAAATGTTCTTTATACAACGATACATCGCACAAGGGTATATTGTTGCGTCCCCCGACCATGAAGGACCGGACGCTGCTCTGGCAGCCGGACGTGTAGCAGGGATGTCTGTGCTGGATGGGATGCGCGCTGTCATCAATTTCCGGAATATACTCCGTATCATAATCGATACGCCTGCGATTGTCGGGGTCGGATATTCCGGTGGTGCAATAGCAACAGGATGGGCTGCCTCTCTCCAGTCGTCGTACGCTCCTGAATTGAATATCAAGGGATGGGTTCAAGGTGGCACTCCTGCAAACCTCTCCGGGACATTCTATCACCTGGATAACAGCACGTTTAGTGGGTTTCTCTCAGCAGCAATCGATGGACTGTGTAAGCCCAGTGCATATAGCGCACAGCTGCAGCCTGTGATTGATAGCATTATCACCGATGAAGGCCGGGAGCTTCTGGACTACGCGAACTCCCATTGCGTTGTCGCAGACTTGGTCCATTTTTATAACAAGTCCATGTTCTCACCAGATATCCAGACACTTGGGCCTGACCTCCTGCAGCAGGACACTATTGCAGCTGTTCTCGATCACAATCGGCTCGGCGCAAATCAAAACGAGGTACCGGTGGCTCCGGTGTTTGTCTACCATGGTCTGCAGGACGAGATCATCCCATACGCTGATGTACTAGCAATGGTCGATTTCTGGTGTGCGAACGGAGCTACCGTGGTGTTTACGACGTTTACTGATGATGGCCATGCGAGGGCCCTCCTCAGTAGCATACCGGAGACCACAGACTTCATTCAAAGAGCATTTGAAGGGACGGTTCCAGACGGCTGCTCCCGGAATACAATACCACCGGCTCCTAAGTGTGCTACGCCTGTAGTAAAAGGCTCGGGGGAAGGCGAATCGTCCCCAGAAGCGATAGCTCAATTCTAG
- a CDS encoding Zn(II)2Cys6 transcription factor (COG:S;~EggNog:ENOG410PWKM;~InterPro:IPR036864,IPR001138;~PFAM:PF00172;~go_function: GO:0000981 - DNA-binding transcription factor activity, RNA polymerase II-specific [Evidence IEA];~go_function: GO:0008270 - zinc ion binding [Evidence IEA];~go_process: GO:0006355 - regulation of transcription, DNA-templated [Evidence IEA]), protein MDHRTSRARASKPKVRTGCITCKIRRVKCDEAKPSCHRCVSTGRKCDGYTQPSSSGLSAPHELRQSTAIISTKESRALDFFFNTTSYQLAGFLEGDFWRRSVLQLSLSEPSIRQALAALGSLHECEAQSLDTRVDSPDADQLYARAIRSTVDKAGTGESSVPIVVMASILFTSFEFLRRNAAAAATHIANGISILRSWRQSSQTTQDRFCSRNYPSYEAQFLHSELAPILTLFSLNASEFSPFPKNRLILHESKTGAPHMPARFEMLREARVALVDLVTASAAFFQSLDVQVGAKQTPNLGLLAPSEDLRVGFDLWKTNFQELLQRHESKWGVEEKAAANVIRIMQYGSEVGLAAYVVSNECEWDSRREEYEEVLRVSEALVADSSYEPDGLPKGFNLEVGLTYPMHAVAWKCRYPSIRRRALDLLLRSPRREWLLDSRQYHAIFSRIMAIEEECLELPPHAVPDDRVLPPEHVRVHDFFCVPQPEIAGDPSGYGVTFMTKPEGIDGPWHFTTEYMSLPTVGVGDMAPSNLISCRRWASPDTTDPDTANMLKSTVFGQYHTATG, encoded by the exons ATGGATCATCGCACATCGAGAGCCAGGGCAAGCAAACCCAAGGTCCGAACGGGGTGTATCACCTGCAA GATACGGCGAGTGAAATGTGATGAAGCAAAGCCGTCATGTCACAG ATGTGTAAGCACTGGGCGGAAATGCGATGGTTATACTCAGCCCAGCTCTAGTGGTTTGAGTGCGCCTCATGAGCTGCGACAGTCCACAGCGATAATCTCCACGAAAGAGTCCAGAGCATTAGacttcttttttaatacGACCTCCTATCAGCTAGCCGGCTTTCTTGAAGGGGATTTTTGGAGGCGAAGTGTCTTGCAACTTAGTCTCTCGGAGCCGTCAATTCGTCAGGCGCTGGCTGCGCTAGGCTCGCTGCATGAATGTGAAGCCCAATCTCTAGACACCAGGGTGGACAGTCCAGATGCCGACCAACTGTATGCCCGAGCAATTCGCTCAACTGTTGACAAGGCTGGTACGGGCGAGTCTTCCGTGCCGATCGTTGTGATGGCCAGCATCCTGTTTACGAGTTTTGAATTCCTACGGCGTaacgctgctgctgccgccaCACATATTGCCAACGGGATAAGTATCCTCAGATCATGGCGCCAGAGCTCCCAAACTACGCAAGATCGGTTTTGCAGCAGAAATTACCCATCCTATGAAGCGCAATTTCTACATAGCGAGCTTGCACCGATTCTTACTCTCTTCAGTTTGAACGCTTCGGAATTCAGCCCTTTCCCGAAGAACAGGCTTATTCTTCACGAATCCAAAACTGGAGCACCGCATATGCCAGCGAGGTTTGAAATGCTGCGCGAAGCTAGAGTCGCGCTCGTCGACCTGGTTACTGCCAGTGCGGCCTTTTTCCAAAGCCTAGATGTGCAGGTCGGTGCCAAACAGACACCTAATCTCGGCCTTCTGGCTCCATCTGAAGATCTTCGTGTTGGCTTTGACCTCTGGAAAACCAATTTCCAGGAACTGTTGCAACGGCACGAATCGAAAtggggtgttgaggagaaAGCTGCAGCAAATGTTATTCGAATCATGCAGTATGGCTCCGAGGTCGGACTCGCTGCGTACGTTGTGTCAAATGAATGCGAATGGGATAGTCGTCGGGAAGAATATGAAGAGGTCCTGCGGGTTTCGGAGGCACTCGTAGCGGATTCTTCCTACGAGCCGGATGGCCTTCCAAAAGGATTCAATTTAGAAGTTGGATTGACCTACCCAATGCACGCTGTCGCGTGGAAGTGCCGGTACCCAAGCATTCGCAGAAGGGCACTGGACCTGCTTCTACGGTCGCCGAGGCGGGAGTGGCTACTCGACTCACGCCAGTATCATGCTATTTTCTCGCGCATCATGGCTATTGAAGAGGAGTGTCTGGAGTTGCCGCCTCATGCGGTCCCAGATGATAGGGTCCTCCCACCTGAACACGTTCGCGTTCACGACTTCTTCTGTGTTCCACAACCTGAGATTGCTGGCGATCCTTCAGGCTATGGCGTTACTTTTATGACGAAACCAGAAGGTATTGATGGGCCATGGCATTTCACCACTGAGTACATGAGTCTGCCCACggtcggtgtcggtgacaTGGCGCCATCCAATCTAATTTCATGTCGCCGCTGGGCTAGTCCGGACACTACAGATCCTGACACAGCAAATATGCTGAAAAGCACGGTATTCGGGCAGTACCATACAGCGACTGGTTGA
- a CDS encoding uncharacterized protein (COG:S;~EggNog:ENOG410QA1K) → MPSKRLLTAKKFISYFATLDQTILESILAENYYHQFAPASINPPGPFDRTGFLAHTSGLTRVMTGFPVFAKEYIESDSGNQVVVWATSKTEFREELKDDGIAREEWEYAGEYVFMFTMDESGEKVVKCIEFLDGAATPRLLELAKRARGNLETQ, encoded by the coding sequence ATGCCGTCCAAACGCCTCCTCACAGCGAAGAAATTCATCTCCTACTTTGCAACCCTGGACCAGACAATCCTCGAATCCATTCTGGCGGAGAATTACTACCACCAATTTGCACCCGCCTCAATAAACCCACCCGGCCCATTCGATCGAACCGGATTCCTGGCACACACGAGCGGATTAACCCGGGTCATGACAGGGTTCCCCGTCTTCGCGAAGGAGTATATCGAGAGTGACAGCGGGAACCAGGTTGTTGTTTGGGCGACGAGCAAGACGGAGTTCCGGGAGGAGCTAAAGGATGATGGGATTGCGAGAGAGGAGTGGGAGTATGCTGGAGAGTATGTGTTTATGTTTACAATGGACGAGAGTGGAGAGAAGGTGGTGAAGTGTATTGAATTTTTGGACGGGGCAGCCACGCCGCGattgctggagctggcgaagaGGGCAAGGGGGAATCTGGAGACTCAATAG
- a CDS encoding cytochrome P450 (COG:Q;~EggNog:ENOG410PK87;~InterPro:IPR001128,IPR017972,IPR002401,IPR036396;~PFAM:PF00067;~go_function: GO:0005506 - iron ion binding [Evidence IEA];~go_function: GO:0016705 - oxidoreductase activity, acting on paired donors, with incorporation or reduction of molecular oxygen [Evidence IEA];~go_function: GO:0020037 - heme binding [Evidence IEA];~go_process: GO:0055114 - oxidation-reduction process [Evidence IEA]), protein MMWMTILAVPALYGLHSFASLLHNRSLARKTKLPYILFPVFEANLFYLALFGTRWFQYVIANWLPDSLADHIHDSVFRNRWAVKDRMAKGYGGVYLYVTPGGISCNVADADVVEQVVKARHSFLKPVKHLEAFDIYGSSIFTSEGSQWSYHHRNTAPAFNEKNNALVWTEGIRQASEMAEYWGEIYSNPASSVSGFVVPDTREDILKLSLNIICGAGFGVKLPFRPASKAMADDAKDLFKDAATPSSGYSYTFRGVMEYINRSMMSVFVANGILPKWLPRFAVPFLKKDFAAHEDLGNYLHALVKDAEKSESETHNLLERVVRSRREEQEITTKRNPGLSDAEILGNVFIFSIAGHETTATTLRFTLALLAIHSDVQEELYNELQTVLRDEPVDPAEWDYATVFPRLVTPLCIMLETLRLYPPVPSIPKLTASSGADITYNDEIHHLPPDVRVNLNGNAIHYSEKYWGPDANVFNPSRWDKRNVESYLARNDCIQGLSGPGLESQEIHKPERGAYVPFSDGMRGCIGRKFAQVEFIATLAVLFRRYQVTPTKLQGESTDDARRRVEKALHESSVLLTLAITEKVSLSFRRRDAA, encoded by the exons ATGATGTGGATGACTATCCTCGCTGTCCCGGCCCTCTACGGTCTTCATtccttcgcctccctccTGCACAACCGCTCGCTAGCCCGCAAGACAAAGCTGCCTTATATTCTCTTCCCCGTGTTTGAAGCAAACCTCTTCTATCTCGCCCTGTTTGGTACCAGATGGTTCCAGTACGTGATAGCCAACTGGCTACCTGACAGCCTCGCGGACCATATCCATGATAGCGTCTTCAGGAACCGCTGGGCTGTCAAGGATCGCATGGCGAAGGGGTATGGCGGTGTTTATCTTTATGTCACGCCTGGTGGAATCAGTTGCAATGTCGCAGATGCGGATGTTGTGGAGCAGGTTGTTAAAGCGAGGCATTCCTTTTTAAAGCCAGTTAAGCATTTGG AGGCGTTTGATATATATGGGAGCAGTATTTTTACA TCGGAAGGAAGTCAGTGGTCTTACCACCATCGAAACACCGCGCCCGCCTTCAACGAGAAGAACAACGCCCTCGTCTGGACGGAGGGTATCCGGCAGGCCAGCGAAATGGCCGAGTACTGGGGTGAAATATACTCCAACCCTGCAAGTTCGGTATCAGGTTTCGTTGTTCCCGACACACGGGAAGATATACTCAAGTTGTCACTCAACATCATCTGCGGCGCTGGGTTCGGGGTAAAGCTGCCGTTCAGGCCGGCTTCCAAGGCCATGGCAGACGACGCCAAAGATCTCTTCAAAGATGCAGCTACTCCATCGTCGGGTTATTCCTACACGTTCAGGGGCGTAATGGAGTACATTAATCGATCGATGATGTCCGTCTTTGTCGCTAACGGTATCCTGCCGAAATGGCTTCCACGCTTTGCGGTGCCATTTCTAAAGAAAGACTTCGCCGCCCATGAAGATCTAGGGAATTATCTCCACGCCTTGGTCAAAGACGCCGAAAAAAGCGAGTCCGAGACTCATAACCTCCTAGAGAGAGTTGTCCGATCGCGACGAGAGGAACAAGAAATAACCACCAAACGGAATCCCGGGTTGTCTGATGCTGAGATATTGGGCAACGtattcatcttctcgatcgCCGGCCATGAAACAACAGCGACAACGTTACGATTTACGTTAGCTCTTCTGGCCATCCACAGTGATGTTCAGGAAGAATTGTACAATGAACTGCAAACAGTTCTGCGTGACGAGCCGGTTGATCCTGCGGAATGGGACTATGCCACAGTGTTCCCAAGACTGGTCACTCCGCTTTGTATCATG CTAGAGACGCTCCGCTTGTACCCTCCTGTACCCAGCATTCCTAAGTTAACGGCCAGCTCCGGCGCGGACATAACGTATAACGACGAGATACACCATCTGCCACCGGATGTCCGAGTTAACTTAAATGGTAATGCTATTCACTATAGTGAAAAATACTGGGGCCCGGACGCGAACGTCTTCAACCCCAGCCGATGGGACAAGCGCAATGTCGAAAGCTATCTCGCGAGAAATGACTGTATTCAAGGGCTCTCCGGTCCAGGACTCGAATCCCAGGAAATCCACAAGCCCGAACGCGGGGCATATGTTCCATTCAGCGACGGAATGAGAGGGTGTATTGGGAGAAAGTTCGCGCAGGTAGAATTTATAGCCACTCTCGCTGTTTTGTTCCGACGGTATCAAGTGACTCCGACGAAGCTTCAGGGAGAATCAACCGATGatgcgaggaggagagtAGAGAAGGCTTTACACGAAAGTTCGGTCTTGCTTACGTTGGCCATCACAGAGAAGGTCTCTCTATCTTTTCGCAGGCGGGACGCTGCATGA
- a CDS encoding uncharacterized protein (COG:S;~EggNog:ENOG410PSHR;~TransMembrane:7 (o6-30i37-58o70-91i140-160o187-207i219-243o263-290i)), translated as MNPHQILAAIELAVYLVLFVPVSFCTYHYLSKKKQTAWIYLSVFVLAKIIGPAMYISMASHSKPSTGLQLGSQILYTIALGPLLNATLSLVNASSKSKAKEPTPAYSYSPVDAPTPIPMANPSSKDSNTSKRGSPDLSPLNIILLALHPIIMIGLVLGAVGGSKRSPDSSGHIDQDKYAKAITFSKASAALFMVGLAGIAAGVALLWKSRRSFPTVNYYTTTWMAAVIPCLFLRVLYSVLTAASLDKNDPAKVSKFDVLRGSWVIYFFLGFLPQIFIVLVYAACGVLAWLKERRRA; from the exons ATGAATCCACACCAGATCCTGGCCGCCATAGAGCTGGCTGTCTatctcgtcctcttcgtccccgTCAGCTTCTGCACATATCACTACCTGtcaaagaagaagcagacggCATGGATCTACCTCAGCGTCTTCGTTCTCG ccaaAATCATCGGCCCGGCAATGTACATCTCCATGGCAAGCCATTCCAAGCCCTCAACAGGCCTGCAACTGGGCTCTCAGATCCTCTACACAATCGCCCTCGGTCCCCTCCTCAACGCGACCCTCTCGCTCGTCAACGCCTCTTCGAAGTCTAAAGCAAAGGAGCCCACCCCGGCCTACTCTTACTCCCCCGTCGACGCGCCCACGCCCATTCCAATGGccaacccctcctccaagGACTCAAACACCTCAAAACGTGGCTCTCCAGACCTTTCCCCGCTaaacatcatcctcctcgccctccacccCATCATCATGatcggcctcgtcctcggcgccGTAGGCGGCTCAAAACGCTCCCCCGATTCCTCCGGCCACATCGACCAAGACAAGTACGCTAAGGCGATTACATTCTCCAAGGCCTCAGCCGCGCTCTTCATGGTCGGTCTAGCCGGTATTGCAGCGGGCGTCGCCTTGCTCTGGAAATCGCGTCGCAGTTTCCCGACTGTCAACTACTACACCACGACGTGGATGGCGGCGGTTATCCcctgtttgtttctgcgcGTGCTGTACTCGGTGCTTACGGCGGCGAGTCTGGATAAGAATGATCCGGCCAAGGTGTCCAAGTTTGATGTGTTGAGGGGCAGCTGGGTgatttatttctttttggggTTTTTGCCTCAGATTTTTATTGTCCTTGTTTATGCGGCTTGTGGGGTGTTGGCTTGGTTGAAGGAGCGGAGAAGAGCTTAA
- a CDS encoding uncharacterized protein (COG:I;~EggNog:ENOG410PN99;~InterPro:IPR005079;~MEROPS:MER0004220;~PFAM:PF03417) — MAIKQIVCSGTPYEIGHKHGSQAAPEIERAIIFYAKMFAKHSKLDWAQVQDLARDFDGLIREKWPRYYEELQGIAAGSKRGLVEIIALNVRTEIVFGQFSDGCTSVYYQGDGNSFQGQNWDWSEGQSENLIQVTILQPKLPTIKMITEAGQIGKIGLNSAGVGVCFNAIRAKGMDKTRIPVHLGLRIALESFSAMDAVKNIERIGMASSAHILLGDATTAVGLEFTSSTFARVPVNEKGYLVHTNHMLLPHKGINEPIWLKDSPVRVETMGENISKLGRVTWDSFRELFKDETHFPRSINRAAEGTSDIATLFNIVMDLGGKRADLTMGRLTSGVEGERIILSFEQ; from the exons ATGGCCATTAAGCAGATCGTGTGCTCCGGCACACCATACGAG atcGGACACAAGCATGGCTCACAAGCAGCCCCGGAAATCGAGCGCGCGATCATATTCTACGCAAAGATGTTCGCGAAACACAGCAAGCTCGACTGGGCCCAGGTCCAGGATCTCGCGCGCGATTTCGACGGCTTGATTCGCGAGAAGTGGCCGAGATATTACGAGGAGCTTCAGG GAATCGCGGCCGGTTCCAAGCGTGGCTTGGTGGAGATAATCGCCTTGAACGTCCGCACCGAGATTGTCTTTGGGCAGTTCAGCGATGGATGCACGAGCGTCTACTACCAGGGCGATGGGAACTCCTTCCAGGGGCAGAATTGGGAT TGGAGCGAAGGCCAAAGCGAAAACCTAATCCAAGTAACAATTCTGCAACCAAAGCTGCCCACCATCAAAATGATCACCGAAGCCGGGCAGATCGGCAAAATCGGGCTGAACTCCGCCGGGGTCGGGGTGTGCTTCAACGCGATTCGCGCAAAGGGCATGGACAAGACCCGGATCCCTGTTCACTTGGGGCTCCGGATTGCACTGGAGAGTTTTTCTGCGATGGATGCGGTCAAGAATATTGAACGGATTGGCATGGCTAGCTCGGCGCATATACTTCTCGGAGACGCCACGACGGCGGTTGGGCTGGAATTCACTTCCTCTACCTTTGCGCGCGTCCCGGTTAATGAAAAGGGGTATCTGGTGCATACGAACCATATGCTGCTTCCGCATAAGGGTATTAACGAGCCTATCTGGTTGAAGGACTCGCCGGTGCGTGTTGAGACGATGGGCGAGAATATCTCGAAGCTCGGGCGGGTGACATGGGATAGTTTTAGGGAGCTGTTTAAAGACGAGACGCACTTCCCTCGTTCGATTAACCGGGCAGCGGAGGGGACCAGCGATATTGCGACGCTGTTTAACATTGTCATGGATCTGGGGGGGAAGAGGGCGGACCTAACAATGGGGCGATTAACAAGCGGTGTCGAGGGTGAAAGGATTATTCTCAGCTTCGAGCAATAG
- a CDS encoding uncharacterized protein (COG:G;~EggNog:ENOG410PGZ4;~InterPro:IPR020846,IPR011701,IPR036259;~PFAM:PF07690;~TransMembrane:12 (i34-58o70-90i102-121o127-148i160-184o190-210i252-270o290-311i332-353o365-385i397-419o425-447i);~go_function: GO:0022857 - transmembrane transporter activity [Evidence IEA];~go_process: GO:0055085 - transmembrane transport [Evidence IEA]), translating to MSLSQPEKKNGDVEEPRVESPVDEFDRFSSRRKLVMVVVIAWTGLLSPMASTSVLSAIPDVASTYNTSGSVIGLSNALYLVFMALSPCFWGPWCQTIGRRMSCLASTLTFLGASIGTALSPNIASFMVFRMLTAFVGTAVLVIGPAVIRDLYRPLDRATGLAWFYTGTLVGPTIGPLLAGAIVTYTTWRVIFWLQTGLAGIALLGSFFLLPETLGENAPRPLKGLTRGQKVMKLFTMTNPWRVITPFKHPSLVVTAIASGSLVWNQYGLLTPIRYVLNPRFHLETPLQSGLLYLAPGVGYILGTFGGGRWADYVARKWYERRGKVFVPEDRLYAAVPFLGIVIPACMLIYGWSVDKAFGGLPVPIIFMFLQGIAQLFCYPSLNTYCLDVVPDRSAELIAGNFFIRYIFGAVASAVAIPASESIGVGWFSTISALLLAVGGAGIFAAARWGHIKSVS from the exons ATGAGCTTAAGTCaacccgagaagaagaatggggACGTCGAAGAGCCGAGAGTAGAGTCTCCAGTCGATGAGTTTGACCGGTTCTCAAGTCGAAGGAAGCTGGTCATGGTCGTGGTCATCGCGTGGACTGGGCTGCTCTCCCCAATGGCAAGCACCTCCGTGCTATCAGCTATTCCCGATGTTGCTTCGACGTACAATACATCCGGCTCCGTGATCGGGTTGAGTAACGCCTTGTATCTGGTATTCATGGCCCTGAGTCCGTGCTTCTGGGGTCCCTGGTGCCAGACAATTGGCAGGCGCATG TCTTGTCTGGCGAGTACTTTGACCTTCTTGGGCGCTTCGATCGGGACGGCCCTTAGTCCAAACATTGCCTCGTTCATGGTCTTTCGCATGCTCACTGCGTTCGTGGGTACAGCTGTCCTAGTTATAGGACCAGCTGTCATTCGCGACTTGTACCGGCCACTCGATCGAGCAACCGGCCTCGCCTGGTTTTATACTGGCACACTGGTTGGGCCAACAATTGGACCATTACTAGCGGGTGCAATTGTCACGTATACCACATGGCGTGTTATATTCTGGCTGCAGACTGGACTTGCTGGGATAGCCCTTCTGGGATCGTTCTTTCTACTACCAGAGACACTTGGAGAGAACGCACCCCGTCCGTTGAAGGGGTTAACTAGGGGCCAGAAGGTTATGAAGCTCTTTACAATGACGAATCCCTGGCGAGTTATTACCCCGTTCAAGCACCCTAGTTTGGTGGTCACGGCGATTGCCAGTGGCTCTCTTGTGTGGAATCAATATGGTCTCCTCACCCCGATTCGATATGTACTGAACCCGAGATTCCATCTCGAAACACCGTTGCAATCTGGTTTACTGTACCTGGCCCCGGGAGTAGGATACATACTTGGCACATTCGGCGGCGGCCGGTGGGCTGACTACGTCGCAAGAAAATGGTACGAGCGCAGAGGAAAGGTATTCGTACCCGAGGACCGTCTTTACGCGGCAGTTCCATTCCTAGGTATAGTTATCCCAGCCTGCATGCTTATATATGGATGGTCGGTCGACAAGGCGTTTGGCGGGCTCCCGGTGCCGATTATCTTCATGTTCCTGCAAGGCATTGCGCAGCTTTTCTGCTACCCCAGCCTGAACACGTATTGTCTCGATGTGGTGCCGGATAGGAGTGCAGAGCTCATTGCGGGAAACTTCTTCATTCGCTATATCTTCGGTGCTGTTGCTTCGGCCGTTGCGATTCCGGCTTCGGAGTCCATTGGCGTGGGATGGTTTAGCACGATATCTGCCCTTCTCCTGGCTGTCGGGGGCGCTGGGATTTTTGCCGCTGCTCGTTGGGGACATATCAAGTCGGTCTCATAA